One Pirellulales bacterium genomic window carries:
- a CDS encoding ABC transporter ATP-binding protein encodes MGEVDVQALRGIDLDLYAGEFVVLLGASGSGKSTLLNILGGLDSPTAGSVHYRDRELTEFDDGALTRYRRDHVGFVFQFYNLIPSLTALENVSLITEIARDPMDPAEALRMVDLGERMNHFPAQLSGGEQQRVAIARAVAKQPDVLLCDEPTGALDVQTGILVLEAIERINADLGTTTAVITHNAVIAEMADRVIHVSAGRITSVDVNKTRRPACELDW; translated from the coding sequence ATGGGCGAGGTCGACGTGCAGGCCCTGCGCGGCATCGACCTCGATCTCTACGCCGGGGAGTTCGTCGTGCTGCTGGGCGCCTCGGGCAGCGGCAAGAGCACGCTGCTCAACATCCTCGGCGGGCTCGACTCGCCCACCGCAGGCTCGGTCCACTATCGCGACCGCGAGCTGACCGAGTTCGACGACGGCGCCTTGACCCGCTATCGTCGCGATCACGTCGGGTTCGTCTTTCAGTTTTACAATCTCATCCCCAGCCTCACGGCTCTGGAGAACGTCAGCCTCATCACCGAGATCGCCCGCGACCCGATGGATCCCGCCGAGGCGCTGCGGATGGTCGACCTGGGCGAGCGGATGAATCACTTTCCGGCCCAGCTCTCGGGGGGCGAGCAGCAGCGCGTGGCGATCGCCCGCGCCGTGGCGAAGCAGCCCGACGTCCTGTTGTGCGACGAACCGACCGGCGCGCTCGACGTGCAGACCGGCATCCTCGTGCTCGAGGCGATCGAGCGAATCAACGCCGACCTGGGGACGACCACCGCGGTGATCACGCACAACGCCGTCATCGCCGAGATGGCCGACCGCGTCATCCACGTCTCCGCGGGACGGATCACCAGCGTCGACGTCAACAAGACTCGCCGCCCGGCGTGCGAACTCGATTGGTAG
- a CDS encoding TIGR03790 family protein, whose product MNRLTPLLFTATLLVLLFAQRADAGGGPQNVFLVANPESPESLRIANEYVAMRGIPGGNVFYLPWNPAQFRTRGATFRDKILLPILKELDARNLGGQIDQVVYSSHYPWFVDFRDLHPVAEQRSIDMPVASLTGATYLYQFIVADRREFTALNTNFYFQEPTAGVTKSQAFHSHASWQPDAKAGAEGLRYLMATALAANVQSMRDADDAVRYLRRAVDADGKKPHGVFVYMDNSPNPRTLARRAGFEAAIAELESLGQQASIVKGIVPSGQRAVSGITTGAPQVRLAGSNSTLVPGAIVDNLTSHGGYFAPPRTEKSQTLLTDYLHYGAAGASGTVIEPFAVPQKFPAPTLHVHYARGCSLAEAFYQSVQGPFQLLIVGDPLCQPWATIGRVDPALPGLLPSLAGTVELKPTVTYSDDARAERLELFVDGRRAAIAAQGQPLSIDTAKLGDGYHRFDVVAIGATPIETQSRWSDWIMVRNGRDALQLSAVPGGSSGQEIVVQATCTREAEIVLLHNGREAGKISGRSGQASIPKSLLGPGPVLIEARTTDTPPLSSRPLKLQVD is encoded by the coding sequence ATGAACCGCCTGACGCCGTTGTTGTTCACGGCGACGCTCCTCGTGCTGCTGTTTGCGCAGCGGGCTGACGCGGGGGGCGGGCCGCAGAACGTGTTTCTGGTGGCCAATCCCGAAAGTCCCGAGTCGCTGCGGATCGCCAACGAATACGTCGCAATGCGCGGCATTCCCGGCGGCAACGTGTTCTACCTGCCGTGGAATCCGGCGCAATTCCGCACCCGGGGCGCCACGTTTCGGGACAAAATCCTGCTGCCGATCCTCAAGGAGTTGGACGCCCGGAATCTGGGCGGGCAGATCGATCAGGTCGTCTACAGCTCTCACTATCCTTGGTTCGTCGATTTTCGCGATCTTCACCCCGTCGCCGAGCAGCGGTCGATCGACATGCCGGTGGCGTCGTTGACGGGCGCCACTTATCTGTACCAGTTCATCGTCGCCGATCGGCGGGAGTTCACGGCGCTCAACACGAATTTCTACTTTCAAGAGCCGACTGCGGGAGTCACCAAATCGCAGGCCTTCCACAGCCATGCCTCCTGGCAGCCAGATGCCAAAGCGGGCGCCGAGGGGCTGCGATACTTGATGGCGACCGCGCTGGCGGCGAACGTTCAGAGCATGCGCGACGCGGACGACGCGGTGCGGTACTTGCGACGAGCGGTCGACGCCGACGGCAAGAAGCCGCACGGGGTGTTCGTGTACATGGACAACAGCCCCAACCCCCGCACGCTGGCGCGACGCGCCGGATTTGAGGCGGCGATCGCGGAATTGGAGTCGCTGGGCCAGCAGGCGAGCATCGTCAAAGGAATCGTGCCCAGCGGGCAACGAGCCGTGTCGGGAATCACGACCGGGGCCCCGCAGGTGCGGCTGGCGGGTTCCAACAGCACGCTCGTTCCCGGGGCGATCGTCGACAATCTGACCAGTCATGGCGGTTACTTCGCCCCGCCCCGGACCGAAAAGTCGCAGACCTTGCTCACCGACTATCTGCATTACGGCGCCGCCGGGGCCTCGGGGACGGTGATCGAGCCGTTCGCCGTCCCGCAGAAGTTTCCGGCCCCGACGCTTCACGTTCACTATGCCCGCGGCTGTTCGCTGGCCGAAGCGTTTTATCAGTCGGTGCAAGGACCGTTTCAACTGCTGATCGTCGGCGATCCGCTGTGCCAACCCTGGGCGACGATCGGCAGGGTCGACCCCGCATTGCCGGGACTCCTGCCGTCGCTCGCAGGGACCGTCGAGTTGAAGCCGACCGTGACGTATTCCGACGACGCTCGCGCCGAACGGCTCGAGTTGTTCGTCGACGGTCGCCGGGCCGCGATCGCGGCTCAGGGCCAGCCGCTGTCGATCGACACCGCGAAGCTGGGCGACGGCTACCATCGGTTCGACGTCGTGGCGATCGGCGCGACGCCGATCGAGACGCAAAGCCGCTGGAGCGATTGGATCATGGTCAGAAACGGTCGTGATGCGTTGCAGTTGTCGGCCGTTCCCGGCGGGTCGTCGGGGCAGGAGATCGTCGTCCAGGCGACGTGCACCCGCGAGGCCGAGATCGTCCTGCTGCACAACGGGCGCGAGGCAGGAAAGATTTCCGGCCGCAGCGGGCAGGCTTCGATCCCCAAAAGCTTGCTCGGCCCCGGCCCCGTGCTGATCGAAGCGCGCACGACCGACACGCCCCCGCTGTCGTCACGACCGCTGAAACTGCAGGTCGACTGA
- a CDS encoding tetratricopeptide repeat protein, which produces MKRYRVNYPLLFGLVALVVVAAPSLYFLWRYQISRNADRLQTRAEEAMKEDDLLAALENMARYVALRPDDIDAQRAASKIALDAMNTRNATNEALITAYSVLQEGVAKTGDNEIRRRLIDVLPKFGYFSRAIVEIDELIRSGSKEQKLYTLKAQCLAAVRDLPAMEALIASAIGYDAKTDEFDLKKAAAPNEPMLYFLMAQDMKFRGEKPELADRVMEQLIIANPDSAEAYIYRQQYLMALSAEANLEAQRITDSAKSTGKSDEEAAEAAKEKTELAVELKREAYAALDRANVLDPKLDNVLFAMGERATVMYAEALQEGTSREEAAPLLDEAARYFAAGAKEYPDQSRFILRQAAVEAQREEYDKAIQVLERGLTIFKLPGANALPLYNLRIELLLQKNDFKGVEDAIAELRKYNDGDVKALANFNEGRLQLVNKQWAKAAKTLRLAKARLLRFGEIQANASFFQGVAHEQLGQYDLALEAYEWALSKNPNMDRALSAWTSLKTRYRGAGAPDDSVANSLEQRIEQELAKPTDEQEWTTIGKQIAAMVEERGLSEAAGEAIKAQVLLRRAEAATSLEAKEALFQQSRDVIKKAFTLDKTNIRVRILAIRLLQMEPGKGPTAALKLLDQMLTDPSVKDSPELRALRAELLVAQGDPDVRSQLAAVLEGIEDWPSNEQGAVYFAVGGRFAQIGAYEEAQAALAQAAERTPTSLPISKLMFDVALQRRDAVGIKQAQEQIKEILGSEDDPDYILSEVRRRMTLSSGAEGGEKELQAAEQMLDEALKRRPRWSELWVVKGQLELGLHQNVDAALKAFDMALETGPANTNALRIQIGLLADRGEFAKAAEKVKLIPAAAIPEVLGRVGATVLRGVGDLKGAYDAAAKVAESQPSSADTQIWFADHAVAAEKFPEAEKALRAAAEINPGEPMLWSKLIGLFAQTKQYDKLESVLREAHLALDEEYLPLLNARYYEMQGRWSAAEDIYLSAYKMRMDETEVLQRLAEFYLNWPVAQQGDPRRAAPYLNRLMRMGDEGKLQPGDPYVAWARRRAAALLAADGSFASAVKAEKLIDPLVNVDNPDPEDLRSLALVLTNRMDPDSRLRAIDVWERLRKSGQIRTGEILLLGQLLTGSGRLENAQQLLEDAISRNPDNIEIIRGYARLLIDQRDFVRARRQIAALERKGGMPGVVAELQLRLAARSGDKARTRELLTSMTPPLNLMTERDLESVRSIGQLANEIGDHEYALSMATEYAKRKPEGQLELARMMGRFGDAEESMTLLKRLFDDNLDDVLRAALEIYRARRAESGDKLDDAVSSFVRRAINDDPENAQRLVLQAEAYEIREEYDAAIDAYGALVQRDDLPGMVRATALNNFAYLLALKGEKTRLDDALKAVDESAELLGPISDILDTRAVVHMARDDFKSAAADMKKSIQIGPTPSKYYHLARALYYAGDKDGAIDAWRRGLEEGLDLKAISDLEHQQYEEFARTIESE; this is translated from the coding sequence ATGAAACGGTATCGCGTCAACTATCCGCTCTTGTTCGGCTTGGTCGCATTGGTCGTGGTTGCGGCGCCGAGCCTCTATTTTCTGTGGCGCTATCAGATCAGCCGTAACGCCGATCGGCTCCAGACCCGCGCCGAAGAGGCGATGAAGGAGGACGATCTGTTGGCCGCCCTGGAGAACATGGCGCGCTACGTGGCCTTACGCCCCGACGACATCGACGCCCAGCGAGCCGCCAGCAAGATCGCGCTCGATGCGATGAACACGCGCAACGCCACGAACGAGGCGCTGATCACGGCGTACAGCGTGCTGCAGGAGGGGGTGGCGAAGACCGGCGACAACGAAATCCGCCGGCGGCTGATCGACGTGCTGCCGAAGTTCGGTTACTTCTCTCGCGCGATCGTCGAGATCGACGAGCTGATTCGCTCCGGGTCCAAGGAGCAGAAGCTGTATACGCTCAAGGCGCAGTGCTTGGCGGCCGTGAGAGACTTGCCGGCCATGGAAGCCTTGATCGCCTCGGCGATCGGCTACGACGCGAAGACGGACGAGTTTGATCTCAAGAAGGCCGCGGCTCCCAACGAGCCGATGCTCTATTTCCTCATGGCCCAAGACATGAAGTTTCGCGGCGAGAAGCCCGAGCTGGCCGATCGGGTCATGGAGCAGTTGATCATCGCGAACCCCGACTCCGCCGAAGCCTACATTTACCGCCAGCAGTATCTGATGGCCCTGAGCGCCGAAGCGAATCTCGAGGCGCAGCGGATCACCGACAGCGCAAAATCGACGGGCAAGAGCGACGAAGAGGCCGCGGAAGCGGCGAAAGAGAAGACCGAACTGGCCGTCGAGCTTAAGCGAGAGGCTTACGCGGCCCTCGACCGAGCGAACGTGCTGGATCCGAAGTTGGACAACGTGCTGTTCGCCATGGGGGAACGAGCCACGGTGATGTACGCCGAGGCCCTGCAGGAGGGAACGTCGCGCGAGGAGGCGGCCCCGCTGCTTGACGAAGCCGCGCGCTACTTCGCGGCCGGCGCCAAGGAGTACCCTGATCAGTCGAGATTTATTCTCCGACAGGCGGCCGTCGAAGCGCAACGAGAGGAATATGACAAAGCGATCCAGGTCCTGGAGCGGGGCTTGACGATCTTCAAGCTGCCGGGCGCGAATGCGTTGCCGCTGTACAACCTCCGGATCGAACTGTTGCTGCAGAAGAACGACTTCAAGGGGGTCGAGGACGCGATCGCCGAGCTGCGCAAGTACAACGACGGCGACGTGAAGGCGCTCGCCAACTTCAACGAGGGGCGTTTGCAACTCGTGAACAAGCAGTGGGCGAAGGCCGCCAAGACGTTGCGACTGGCCAAGGCCCGTCTGCTGCGATTCGGCGAGATTCAGGCGAACGCCAGCTTCTTTCAAGGGGTCGCCCACGAGCAACTGGGGCAGTACGACCTGGCCCTGGAAGCCTACGAGTGGGCCCTCTCGAAGAACCCGAACATGGATCGGGCGTTGTCTGCCTGGACGAGCCTGAAGACTCGCTACCGTGGCGCCGGCGCCCCAGACGACTCCGTCGCCAACAGCCTCGAGCAACGGATCGAGCAGGAATTGGCCAAGCCGACTGACGAACAGGAATGGACGACCATCGGCAAGCAGATCGCGGCGATGGTCGAGGAACGCGGTCTCAGCGAGGCCGCCGGCGAGGCGATCAAGGCTCAGGTCTTGCTGCGGCGAGCCGAGGCCGCGACGTCGCTCGAGGCCAAGGAAGCGCTCTTCCAGCAGAGCCGAGACGTCATCAAGAAAGCCTTCACGCTCGACAAGACGAACATCCGCGTGCGGATCCTGGCGATCCGACTGCTGCAGATGGAGCCCGGCAAGGGGCCGACCGCGGCGCTGAAACTGCTCGACCAGATGCTGACCGATCCGAGCGTGAAGGATTCGCCGGAACTGCGCGCCTTGCGGGCCGAGTTGCTGGTCGCCCAGGGCGATCCGGACGTGCGCAGCCAACTGGCCGCCGTGCTCGAGGGAATCGAGGACTGGCCGAGCAACGAGCAAGGGGCGGTCTATTTCGCGGTCGGGGGACGGTTCGCCCAGATCGGCGCCTACGAGGAAGCGCAAGCGGCCCTCGCACAAGCCGCCGAGCGAACACCCACCAGTCTGCCGATCAGTAAGCTGATGTTCGACGTGGCGTTGCAGCGCCGCGACGCGGTCGGCATCAAGCAGGCCCAGGAGCAGATCAAGGAAATCCTCGGCAGCGAGGACGACCCGGACTATATCCTGTCGGAAGTTCGTCGCCGGATGACGCTCAGTTCCGGCGCCGAGGGGGGGGAGAAGGAATTGCAGGCCGCTGAGCAGATGCTCGACGAAGCTTTGAAGCGTCGGCCCCGGTGGTCGGAGTTGTGGGTCGTCAAGGGGCAGTTGGAATTGGGACTCCACCAGAACGTCGATGCCGCGCTCAAGGCGTTCGACATGGCCCTGGAAACGGGGCCGGCGAACACCAACGCCTTGCGCATTCAAATCGGGCTCCTGGCCGACCGCGGAGAGTTCGCCAAGGCCGCTGAGAAAGTCAAACTGATCCCCGCGGCGGCGATTCCCGAAGTCCTCGGCCGAGTCGGCGCGACCGTGCTGCGCGGAGTCGGAGACTTGAAAGGGGCGTACGATGCGGCTGCCAAGGTCGCTGAGAGTCAGCCTTCGAGCGCCGACACGCAGATCTGGTTCGCCGACCACGCCGTCGCGGCCGAGAAGTTCCCCGAGGCCGAGAAGGCGCTCCGCGCCGCCGCCGAAATCAACCCCGGCGAGCCGATGCTGTGGTCCAAACTCATCGGCCTGTTCGCCCAGACGAAGCAGTACGACAAGCTGGAAAGCGTACTGCGCGAGGCCCACTTGGCGCTCGACGAGGAGTACCTGCCGTTGCTCAACGCTCGGTACTACGAAATGCAGGGTCGGTGGAGCGCCGCAGAGGACATCTACCTGTCGGCCTATAAGATGCGGATGGATGAGACCGAAGTGTTGCAGCGCCTGGCCGAATTCTATCTCAACTGGCCTGTCGCCCAGCAGGGAGACCCGCGCCGCGCTGCCCCCTATCTCAATCGCCTGATGAGGATGGGAGACGAAGGAAAGCTTCAGCCCGGCGACCCCTACGTGGCCTGGGCGCGTCGTCGCGCCGCGGCGCTCTTGGCGGCCGACGGGTCGTTCGCCAGCGCCGTCAAGGCCGAGAAGCTGATTGATCCGCTCGTGAACGTCGACAATCCTGATCCCGAGGATCTCCGCAGCCTGGCGCTGGTGCTGACCAACCGCATGGACCCCGACTCGCGATTGCGGGCGATCGACGTTTGGGAGCGGCTCCGCAAGTCGGGGCAAATCCGGACCGGCGAGATCCTGCTGTTGGGCCAACTCCTCACGGGTTCGGGGCGATTGGAGAACGCCCAGCAACTGCTTGAAGACGCCATCTCGCGGAATCCGGACAATATCGAGATCATTCGCGGGTACGCCCGACTGCTGATCGATCAACGCGACTTCGTTCGCGCGCGTCGGCAGATCGCCGCGTTGGAGCGCAAGGGAGGCATGCCGGGGGTGGTCGCCGAATTGCAACTGCGTCTCGCCGCCCGCAGCGGCGACAAGGCCCGAACGCGCGAGCTTCTGACGTCGATGACGCCCCCGTTGAATCTGATGACGGAGCGAGATCTGGAGAGCGTGCGTAGCATCGGCCAGTTGGCGAACGAAATCGGGGACCACGAGTACGCCCTGTCGATGGCGACCGAGTACGCCAAACGCAAGCCGGAAGGGCAGCTTGAACTCGCTCGCATGATGGGCCGCTTCGGCGACGCCGAGGAGAGCATGACGCTGCTCAAGCGGCTGTTCGACGACAATCTCGACGACGTCTTGCGGGCGGCGCTGGAGATTTACCGCGCACGGCGCGCCGAATCGGGGGACAAGCTTGATGATGCCGTGAGCAGCTTCGTCCGCCGGGCGATCAACGACGATCCGGAAAACGCCCAGCGACTGGTGTTGCAGGCCGAAGCGTACGAAATTCGCGAGGAGTACGACGCGGCGATCGACGCCTACGGCGCGTTGGTTCAGCGAGACGACTTGCCCGGCATGGTGCGGGCCACCGCGCTCAACAACTTTGCATACCTGCTGGCGCTCAAAGGGGAGAAGACTCGGCTCGACGACGCGTTGAAGGCGGTCGACGAGTCGGCCGAACTGCTGGGCCCCATTTCCGACATTCTCGACACGCGCGCGGTCGTCCATATGGCCCGCGACGACTTCAAATCGGCGGCGGCCGATATGAAGAAGTCGATCCAGATCGGCCCCACGCCGAGCAAGTATTACCATCTGGCTCGCGCGCTGTACTACGCCGGCGACAAGGACGGAGCAATCGACGCCTGGCGCCGCGGGCTTGAGGAAGGTCTCGATCTCAAGGCGATTTCCGATTTGGAGCACCAGCAGTACGAGGAATTCGCTCGCACAATCGAATCCGAGTAA
- a CDS encoding TolC family protein: MNRELRSTISLWLCLLTFVSGCQPTQPFFFREDGDLSHYLDVATAIEYPDVATEPLVETAASQPPLTLANFSDYQFWDLTLEEATRIALENSQVLRQLGGRITDNGQNISTTAPSTITLQGSNVTTVFDPALIESGTGFSNSSQFAGTGVEAALAAFDAQFNSSLLWQYNDRPQNFGLAAIPDFFAPNFRQDVGQGNFGITKTTADGSTFGIANNYAYDQNNNGSRIQPSDWNVNIEASFNRPLLQGGGTQVNRIAGPSSFQQAAAGQLNPIDGVVIARIRHDVALTDFEIGVRNFVLGVEDAYWELYFSYRDLEARKVGLQSALVTWQRVKALQRAGQTGGEADQESQARSQYFLFQSQVQTALTSLLRVENRLRYAMGLAATDSRLIRPSDELTTARVHFDWSAIHAEALVRKAEIRKQKWLVKRRELELIAAKNQVMPRLDFAGRYRWLGAGDKLINSSGNGLGPFADGSNAWEVLTDGRFQEWQLGLQMTMPIGFRTAMAGVRHHQMLLSRERAILQDLELEITHDLSDAIRDLDFNYEVAQTNFNRRLASEDEVQARQALYDVGRQTLDFLLDAQRRRAESESATYRSLVDYNRAIARVHFNKDSLLEYNGVYLAEGPWPGKAHFDALRRARSRDAAAFIDYGFTRPGVISRWPYGQRSGAGVESVPPGALEQRTDDATPIEEIPAPQTMNNPSAMNLSSPAATGLSTVQPLPAVIEDGSSGNVAPAAAYQPTPVTTPMPAPGQQSATVPVAPGGQAAAAQLNPFRRDAPAGDADATVPPQAAGPARPANPFAANSSAAASRYVPSAAYEYQASRAADHVAANPAGAVGP, encoded by the coding sequence ATGAACCGCGAACTCCGCTCCACCATCAGCCTCTGGCTCTGCCTGCTGACGTTCGTCAGCGGCTGCCAGCCGACGCAGCCGTTCTTCTTTCGCGAGGACGGCGATCTCTCGCATTATCTCGACGTCGCCACGGCGATCGAGTACCCCGACGTCGCGACCGAACCGCTCGTCGAGACCGCCGCGAGCCAGCCGCCGCTGACGCTCGCCAATTTCAGCGACTATCAGTTCTGGGATCTCACGCTCGAGGAAGCAACTCGCATTGCGCTTGAAAACAGCCAGGTCCTGCGGCAGCTCGGCGGCCGGATTACCGACAACGGGCAGAACATCTCGACGACCGCCCCCTCGACGATCACTTTGCAGGGATCGAACGTGACGACCGTGTTCGATCCCGCGCTCATCGAGAGCGGCACGGGCTTTTCGAATTCGAGCCAGTTCGCCGGCACCGGCGTCGAGGCCGCGCTTGCCGCGTTCGACGCCCAGTTCAACAGCAGCTTGCTGTGGCAGTACAACGACCGGCCGCAGAACTTCGGGTTGGCGGCGATTCCCGACTTCTTCGCCCCCAACTTCCGGCAAGACGTCGGGCAGGGGAACTTCGGCATCACCAAGACGACCGCCGACGGTTCGACCTTCGGCATCGCCAACAATTACGCGTACGACCAAAACAACAACGGCAGCCGGATCCAGCCGAGCGACTGGAACGTGAACATCGAGGCGTCGTTCAACCGGCCGTTGCTGCAGGGGGGCGGCACGCAAGTGAACCGCATCGCCGGGCCGTCGTCCTTTCAACAGGCCGCCGCTGGGCAGCTCAATCCGATCGACGGCGTGGTGATCGCCCGCATCCGGCACGACGTCGCGCTGACCGATTTCGAGATCGGCGTGCGGAACTTCGTGCTGGGGGTCGAGGACGCCTACTGGGAACTCTATTTCTCCTACCGCGATCTGGAAGCCCGCAAGGTCGGCCTGCAAAGCGCGCTGGTCACCTGGCAGCGGGTCAAGGCCCTGCAACGCGCCGGGCAGACCGGCGGCGAGGCCGACCAGGAATCGCAGGCTCGCTCGCAGTACTTCCTGTTCCAATCGCAGGTGCAGACCGCGCTCACGTCGTTGTTGCGCGTCGAGAACCGCTTGCGGTACGCCATGGGGCTCGCGGCGACCGACAGCCGACTCATTCGTCCCAGCGACGAACTGACGACCGCGCGAGTCCACTTCGACTGGTCCGCCATCCACGCCGAGGCGCTCGTCCGCAAGGCAGAGATCCGCAAGCAGAAGTGGTTGGTCAAGCGGCGCGAACTCGAACTCATCGCCGCCAAGAACCAAGTCATGCCGCGGTTGGACTTCGCCGGGCGGTACCGCTGGCTCGGCGCCGGCGACAAGCTCATCAACTCCAGCGGCAACGGTTTGGGGCCGTTCGCCGACGGCTCGAACGCCTGGGAAGTGCTGACCGACGGCCGATTTCAGGAGTGGCAGCTCGGCCTGCAGATGACCATGCCGATCGGCTTCCGCACCGCCATGGCCGGCGTGCGTCACCACCAAATGCTGTTGTCGCGCGAACGGGCGATCCTCCAGGACCTGGAGTTGGAAATCACCCACGACCTGTCGGACGCGATTCGCGATCTCGATTTCAATTACGAGGTCGCCCAGACGAATTTCAATCGCCGGCTCGCCTCGGAGGACGAAGTGCAGGCCCGGCAAGCCCTGTACGACGTCGGTCGCCAGACGCTCGACTTCCTGCTCGACGCCCAGCGTCGCCGGGCCGAGTCGGAAAGCGCCACGTACCGCTCGCTGGTGGATTACAACCGGGCGATCGCCCGAGTCCATTTCAACAAGGACTCGCTCTTGGAGTACAACGGCGTCTACCTGGCCGAGGGTCCCTGGCCCGGCAAGGCGCACTTCGACGCGCTGCGCCGCGCACGGAGCCGCGACGCCGCCGCCTTCATCGACTACGGCTTCACCCGTCCCGGCGTGATCAGCCGCTGGCCGTACGGCCAGCGGAGCGGGGCAGGGGTCGAGAGCGTCCCGCCGGGAGCGCTGGAACAGCGAACCGACGACGCGACGCCGATCGAGGAGATCCCGGCGCCGCAAACCATGAACAATCCCTCGGCGATGAACCTGTCGTCGCCCGCGGCAACGGGCCTGTCGACGGTCCAACCGCTGCCGGCGGTGATCGAGGACGGGTCGTCGGGGAACGTGGCGCCGGCTGCGGCTTACCAGCCGACGCCGGTCACGACGCCAATGCCCGCCCCCGGGCAACAGTCCGCGACCGTCCCCGTCGCCCCAGGAGGACAAGCGGCCGCGGCGCAACTCAACCCGTTCCGCCGCGACGCGCCCGCTGGGGACGCCGACGCGACCGTCCCGCCGCAAGCGGCGGGCCCGGCGCGACCGGCCAATCCGTTCGCAGCCAATTCGTCCGCCGCTGCGTCCCGCTACGTGCCGTCAGCCGCCTACGAATATCAGGCGAGTCGCGCAGCTGATCACGTTGCCGCCAACCCTGCAGGAGCGGTCGGGCCATAG